The genomic stretch TCCAAGCCATTGGTGTCACTCATGAACAGCCTGTTTTAGACTTACCAGAACTAAATGCTCAATTAGACAAGATTAAACTACCTGATTCCTTTATCTTTGACCGTGGAGCCAGAGGTGAATACCAAGAAGTATTTCGCCAAATTGACGCAGGTAAAACTGTATCCACAGAGGTAGATAAACGTACCATTACCATCAGTGGCGCATTTAAATTAGGTGCATCCTTTGGCGCTGACGGTACATTGATATCCAACGATGACAATTTTTTAAGATTATTTCCCAGACGACAAGTAGGGAGTATCAGCCTGGGCTTGATAGATATTCAACCAGGCTATGACTCGCAGCAGGTAGCCGCAGCCTTAAAATTGCACCTCCAAAATAATGAAGATGTCAAAGTGCTAACACGGGAGGAATTTATCAAATTTGAGGAAGACTACTGGAAAAGTGAAAGCCCCATTGGTTTTATCTTCAGTTTGGGTGTATCTATGGGATTTCTGGTAGGTGTGATTATTGTCTATCAAGTTCTTTCTACTGACGTGAATGCCCATTTGAAAGAATATGCCACCTTCAAAGCAATGGGTTATCCCAATTCATACTTATTAGGGGTGATTTTTGAAGAAGCGATTATTTTAGCTTTCCTGGGTTTTATTCCCGGATTTGTTGTGCCTTTGGGACTTTACCGGTTGGCTCGCAATGCGACAAATTTACCGATATACATGACTTTATTCAGAGCAGTAGTTGTGTTATTACTGACCATCATTATGTGTACTATTTCTGGAGTTATCGCCACTCAGAGATTACAATCTGCTGACCCTGCGGATATGTTTTAGGGAATGGGGATAAATCAATTCAAAATTCAAAATTCAAAATTCAAAATAAGAGAATGCTGAGACTGGGTATTGGGGCTAAAGATTTTAACTTCCGAATGACTAATGACTAATGACTAATGTTATCTCTATTGAAAATCTTGATCATTACTTTGGTAGTGGTCAACTGAGTAAGCAGGTTTTATTCAATATCAATCTCACAATTAATGCCGGTGAGATTGTGATTATGACAGGGCCTTCTGGTTCTGGTAAAACGACACTGCTAACTTTGGTGGGAGGGTTGCGTTCTGTCCAGTCTGGTAGTATGCGAGTTTTAGACAGAGAACTTTGTGGTGCTAGTAGCAAACAGTTAACACAGGCGCGGCGAAGTAACGGTTATATCTTTCAAGCGCACAACTTACATGGTAGTTTAACCGCACTCCAGAATGTCCGGATGGGTTTGGAAGTGCAACCGCAAATTTCTACCCAGCAAATGCTTCACCAATCACAACAAATGCTAGAAGCAGTGGGTTTGGGAGAGCGACTGAATTACTATCCAGATAATTTGTCTGGTGGACAAAAACAACGGGTTGCGATCGCACGAGCGTTGGTAAGTCAGCCTAAAATTGTCTTAGCCGATGAACCCACAGCTGCACTCGATAAACAATCGGGGCGTGATGTGGTGGAAATTATGCAGAAATTAGCGAAAGAGCAAGGCTGTACAATTTTGCTCGTGACCCACGATAACCGCATTTTAGATATCGCTGACCGGATTATTTACATGGAAGATGGTCATCTCGTGAGAAATGATGTAAATACTTTAAGTAGTGCTTAATGCTGAGTGGAAGGTTTTTTTTCAGCACTCAGCACTGGTTTAGCCAGCCCAAATTTTATCCAAAACTATTTGGGGTGAAATATCCGCCATTTGACCTGTAGGTGATTTAATCGCCAGAAATTTATCACTTTTCGGCAACAACTTCGCAGGATCTGTGGGACCAAATAGAGCGATAGTATAAGTTTGCACTGCAACACTTAGGTGAAGTAGTGGATCATCAGTTGATAACATCAAACTTGCGCCGCCAATCATGGCAGCTAATTTGCCAATATTATCAGGAGAAGTCACCTTAATACCTGGAGTTCTTTCCAGAAGCGATCGCTCATTTTCATCTGTTTGAATCACCACCACAGGCAAATCTGGCTGCTTTTGTTGACATTCGTAAATAATTTGCTGCCAATTTTTCACAGGGTAGAGTTTATCCACACCTGTTGGAGATACCTCACTAGAACCAGCATGAATTAATATGTAGCCTGTTTCATTTACCCCCAAGCGTTTTTGTTCATTTTGTGACCATTCAATATCTGGTTTCGGTACATTAACTGCTAACTCTGGGCAAGGGGTTTTAATCCCAAACGGTTGCAGCAAGTCGTGGTAAGCTGCCGCTATGTACTGCTTTGGTGGGAATGGTACAGGATTAGTCAGAAAAACTGCTCCTTTGCCTTGGTAGCCAACGCGGGTAGGAATCCCCGTTAACCAAAGTAAAAGCCCCATTAACCAACTGTTTCCCACAGTGATGACGGCATCATACTCGCGATCGCGAATCGTGCCGACGAAATTACTCCAATCCGCCAGACTGTTGCGGTCTTTATAATCAAAGGTCAGGACATCATTAACTGACTTGCTCACCCGATAGGCAGCCTTTGACCGGGGTTCCACAACGACATCTAACTGAGCGTTAGGGTAATCACGCTTGAGATCATCTAGTGTCGGGAAGAAAAGAATTTGGTCGCCAATTCCGCCAGGAACAAGGGCTACTACTCGCATAATATTTATTGACGCGTACTCGCTCCTTATTTTAGGTGAATATAGGTGTTAGAAATTAGTGATTAGTTATTAGACATTAGTTATTAGTCGTTAATTGCTTGAGGTTTTCTGTGTATTTACTTATTCCATCGGCGGGAATCGGCAAAAGAATGGGAGGAACCCGTAACAAACTCCTTTTGGAAGTGCGATCGCAACCAATCATTGCTTGGACTCTCAAAGCGGCGGCAGCAGCCAGTACAATCAAGTGGATCGGGATTATTTCTCAACCTTGTGATTGGCCTGAGTTTAAGGACATTCTCGCTGACTTAAATGTGACTAAACCAGTGGAATTTATAGCGGGCGGCTCCACCCGTCAAGAATCGGTTTACAACGGCTTGCAGGCGCTCCCAGCCACCGCAGAACAGGTATTAATTCACGATGGCGCTCGATGTCTGGCAACACCAGATTTACTCGACTCCTGCGCCGCAGCTATCCGCCAATGTTCTGGTTTAATTGCGGCTGTCCCGGTGAAAGATACGATCAAAGTTGTGGATGAGCATGGCATCATTCAAAGCACACCCGACCGACGGCAATTGTGGGCAGCACAAACACCTCAAGGTTTTAATGTCAAGTTATTGAAAGAGTGTCACGCCGAAGGTGTGCGTCAGGGTTGGGAAGTCACAGATGATGCGGCTTTATTTGAAAGATGCGGTATTGAAGTCCAAATTGTCCCCGGAGAAGAGACTAATTTAAAAGTTACCACTCCTCAAGATTTAGCGATCGCCGAATTTATCCTCAGCAACCGATAAGAGGCAGGGGGGAAGAGGCAGGGGGGCAGGGAGCAGGGAGCAGGGGGGAAGATCGTTATTTCCCAATGACTAATGACTAATGACTAATGACCAATGACCAATGACAAATGACAAATGACTAATGACTAATGACTACAGCAACAAAGATAGAAGCGATTCTGTATTTAAAAGGTAAGCCCTTATCCCTGAGCGAAATCGCCGAGTATGCAGCGTGCGATCGCGCCACAGTGGAAGAAGGGATAATGGAATTAATGGATAATTATGCTCATAGAGAAAGTGCTTTAGAAGTCGTAGAAACTCCCACAGGTTATAGTTTACAACTACGCTCTGATTTTCAGGACTTGGTACAAACGCTGATTCCTGTAGAATTAGGCTTGGGTGCATTGCGGACTTTAGCTGCGATCGCACTACATAACCCCATACTCCAAACAGATTTAATTGAGCTACGCGGTTCCGGAGTCTATCAACACGTCCCGGAACTGGTCGAACTCGGTTTTGTGCGAAAACGCCGAGACAATGATTCTCGCTCCTACTCGCTACAAGTAACACCGAAATTTCATCAGTATTTTCAAATTGAACAATTGCCGCAATTATTAGAACACAGCCACCAAGAAGAACAACTAGAACTAGACCTCACACTCAAAGAAGAAGTCCAACCTGCTAGTTAAACAAATCCCGCCAGAAAAAGTTTTTTGTGCGAAATCTCTCTGTTGTAGTCTTAGAAAGACTTTCCTAGATTAAAGTCCAAGGCTATACCAATAGAGAATGCACTAGGCTTGTACTATGGTTTAGAGTAGAATCAGCAACTAAGCTAAAATTTGCCAATGGTGTTTGACCCTGACTTTTTGAATGACAACTCCGAGGAAAATCCCAATCAGCTTCTGAACGACCATTTTGAGGAAAATCCGAATCAGTTACTCAAATATTTACAGCATCAGCCTCCTGAAGTTCTAGCCCGTGTCGCCCAGTCCGTCAGCCCGGAAATTAAGCATATAATTTCGCAAAACGTCCAAGGGCTAGTGGGAATGCTTCCTGCCGAGAATTTCAACGTGCAGATTACCACAGATAGGGATAACTTAGCTGGACTTCTAGCATCGGCGATGATGACCGGATACTTCCTCCGCCAGATGGAACAAAGAATGCAATTGGAGCATTTGTCTAATAATCAATAGCAATCGCCCCAAATTTTGGGATGATCGACTTGATCTCGAAGTTATCAAAGAACGTGACCTGATCATGTGGCAAAAATTTGAGCCTGTCGCACAACAATTTTTTCCCCATATCTAAATTTTGGTGAAATCAGCAATAGACCTCTTGCATCAGTGGGTTTCATCGGCGTACCCTATGGCGGTTATATCAGGTCTGGTTGAATACTTACGAAACGCGAAAACCTGCTAAACCTTTGCTTTATCTCCCCTCCTCGCTTGCCTACCGTGTACACACAAGTGATCCAATCGCCCCCTAACCCCCAATTCTGGGGGAACAAGAATTTTCAAAGTCCCCCAAACTTGGGGGATTTAGGGGGCTAAACAGGCTCAAACGCAGACAGGCAAGATTTGTGTGTACACCGTAGCCTCGCTTGCGGGGAGGGGTTGGGGGTGGGGTGACATGATTGTGGTAATCGTAACTAATTAAACGGACATGATATTAATTATTGGTTTTTGGACTTTTGCAAGAAGTCTCATCAGCGATTTTCCAGAGTTCAGGGGATGAAAAAATGGCGGAAGTCGAGATTAAGACTCAAAAGCACAACTACTTTAGATCGGGATAGGAGCCTGATTCCACTTTCAAGGTTTGAACTTTACCATTGCGGTTAACTTCAATTGCCAAGATATCCCCAACTGTGCTGGATTCTACCAGTTTCTGGACTAGGGCTGCGATGTTTACTGGTTTACCGTTGATTTTTTGAATCACGTCTCCAGGAAGCAGCCCCGATTCTTCTGCTGGTGAGTTTTCCATGACTCCTTCAATCACAACACCAGTTTTCTGCTGAATATTCAGGTTTTTCTGTTGATTAAGCTCTTGTCTTTTGGTCGGAGATAAATCTGTCATTTTAATCCCCAAGAAAGGATGTTCTGCACGTCCTTTGGTAAATAGTTCATTAGCAATCCGAGCTGCGGTTTCAATCGGGATAGCAAAGCCCAATCCTTGAGCATCGGCGCGGATAGCAGTATTAATCCCAATCACTTCACCTTGGGCATTTAACAACGGGCCACCAGAGTTACCAGGGTTAATGGCGGCA from Nodularia sp. LEGE 06071 encodes the following:
- the devC gene encoding ABC transporter permease DevC; translation: MNELIKQLQRRTPLGWLQLSHHKSRLLVAIAGIAFADVLMFMQLGFQNALYDSNTTINRAVLADIILMSPQSRNMQNMSTFSRRRLLQAADVPGVQSATAMYIGLITWKNPQTRRKTSVQAIGVTHEQPVLDLPELNAQLDKIKLPDSFIFDRGARGEYQEVFRQIDAGKTVSTEVDKRTITISGAFKLGASFGADGTLISNDDNFLRLFPRRQVGSISLGLIDIQPGYDSQQVAAALKLHLQNNEDVKVLTREEFIKFEEDYWKSESPIGFIFSLGVSMGFLVGVIIVYQVLSTDVNAHLKEYATFKAMGYPNSYLLGVIFEEAIILAFLGFIPGFVVPLGLYRLARNATNLPIYMTLFRAVVVLLLTIIMCTISGVIATQRLQSADPADMF
- a CDS encoding DevA family ABC transporter ATP-binding protein, which translates into the protein MTNVISIENLDHYFGSGQLSKQVLFNINLTINAGEIVIMTGPSGSGKTTLLTLVGGLRSVQSGSMRVLDRELCGASSKQLTQARRSNGYIFQAHNLHGSLTALQNVRMGLEVQPQISTQQMLHQSQQMLEAVGLGERLNYYPDNLSGGQKQRVAIARALVSQPKIVLADEPTAALDKQSGRDVVEIMQKLAKEQGCTILLVTHDNRILDIADRIIYMEDGHLVRNDVNTLSSA
- a CDS encoding glycosyltransferase family 9 protein, whose protein sequence is MRVVALVPGGIGDQILFFPTLDDLKRDYPNAQLDVVVEPRSKAAYRVSKSVNDVLTFDYKDRNSLADWSNFVGTIRDREYDAVITVGNSWLMGLLLWLTGIPTRVGYQGKGAVFLTNPVPFPPKQYIAAAYHDLLQPFGIKTPCPELAVNVPKPDIEWSQNEQKRLGVNETGYILIHAGSSEVSPTGVDKLYPVKNWQQIIYECQQKQPDLPVVVIQTDENERSLLERTPGIKVTSPDNIGKLAAMIGGASLMLSTDDPLLHLSVAVQTYTIALFGPTDPAKLLPKSDKFLAIKSPTGQMADISPQIVLDKIWAG
- the ispD gene encoding 2-C-methyl-D-erythritol 4-phosphate cytidylyltransferase, with translation MYLLIPSAGIGKRMGGTRNKLLLEVRSQPIIAWTLKAAAAASTIKWIGIISQPCDWPEFKDILADLNVTKPVEFIAGGSTRQESVYNGLQALPATAEQVLIHDGARCLATPDLLDSCAAAIRQCSGLIAAVPVKDTIKVVDEHGIIQSTPDRRQLWAAQTPQGFNVKLLKECHAEGVRQGWEVTDDAALFERCGIEVQIVPGEETNLKVTTPQDLAIAEFILSNR
- the scpB gene encoding SMC-Scp complex subunit ScpB; this translates as MTTATKIEAILYLKGKPLSLSEIAEYAACDRATVEEGIMELMDNYAHRESALEVVETPTGYSLQLRSDFQDLVQTLIPVELGLGALRTLAAIALHNPILQTDLIELRGSGVYQHVPELVELGFVRKRRDNDSRSYSLQVTPKFHQYFQIEQLPQLLEHSHQEEQLELDLTLKEEVQPAS
- a CDS encoding DUF760 domain-containing protein; the protein is MVFDPDFLNDNSEENPNQLLNDHFEENPNQLLKYLQHQPPEVLARVAQSVSPEIKHIISQNVQGLVGMLPAENFNVQITTDRDNLAGLLASAMMTGYFLRQMEQRMQLEHLSNNQ